CGACACTGCCGACGAGGAACGGCGCCCCAACGATGAGTAGGATTGTAGTCGCAACGAGCCGATACGATTCGCGATACAGGAGATAGATCGCGGGGAGTGTCACGAGGAACGCGGCCGCGGTCACGACGAGGATGCCTCCTCCGAGAAAGAGTCGCATGATGGCACTCGCGTTCTCGGGCGTACCGGTCATCTCCGAACCGAGCAGCACACCACCAACCCCTAATTGGGCAAGGAACCCGACAAACACCACCTGCCAGCTTCGGGGCATTATCGATAACGCTCCACGGCAGTAACGCCGAGCGCGAGTGGTTCGTGACCGGTCGGAGTAGCCATTTGCGAGGGTGCGTGTCTGTTCATGTGTTGTCAATCACGTCGGGCGGTAATCCGTGGAACGACGACCTGCATCATTGCTCGGGCATCGAGATACCAATTTTTCCAACTGATGATCGGGAACGGTATCGGCGGTTCTACTTCCTCCCCGTCAGTATTCCCACCGACGGATTCGAGCGGTGCTCGTTGCGTACCGACAGCCATCACGTGATCGTCCGGTGTCGCGCGTACGATGTGTACGCCGACAGCCCAGGGTCCATTCCGGCCGCTGATCACGCCCGCGTACGTCTCGATGGCCGTCGGTTCGTCGATGATCGACGGCTCCGTTGGCCGCAACGATTCAGGCGCGTTGTCCGCAATCTCCGCGTCAAGAGCGAGATAACCCTCCCGCGAGAGCCGTTTCGGACCGTCGATCCATCGAACGTCGTCCACATCGGAAACGCCAGCATTTCCGAGGAGCGTTCGCGCGGTGTCGTCCGTTAGCAACGTTTTCGAATCCATCGAAACGATCGGGTTTGCTTCGGCGCCCCCGATTGACGCCGACGGCGTGGAGAGTACGCCAAGATCGAATACGGCACCCCCAAGCGCGGCCGGGCGACCGTTCCTGAACAGCACTCCGTACCCGTCAGGAAATTCCCAACTGAACAGTGCGTCCCCGACGCTCGCGACGGTCAGAGTTTGCACGTCGAACGTTTCTCCAGGCTCGACGGGACGTCCCCCGACGGCAGCGAGATCCACGCCGAAGACGTCGGCGAACGACTGACTTTCCCGAAGGAACACGAGCGTCGGAGCCGCAACCCGCTCTTGCTCGTCGGACGACCCGGATGCGGTCACAGAGCCCTCAGTCTGTGAGCGGGGGACCCACGTCCGCCCGGGATACCAGCCAGTCTCCGCGATCCACATACTTCCCGGATACCACTGGCTCCCCGGATACCACATGCTACCCGGATACCACATGCTACCCGGATACAGTTCTTCGTCCGTGAGCCACATGCTCCCCGGATAGAAGTTTCGTCCCGGGACTTCGAACGCGGTCACACCACCCAGTTCCTCGAGCCGTACGGTCTCTCGCTCGAGAGCGCCCCCGCTGAACACCGAAATCGGGCTCCCACTCGCCTCGGAACGCAATCCAGCGGGCGCGAGGAGCGCGATCGCGGCAGGATCGATCTCGACGTCCGACCCGAAGACTGAGACGGTCTGGTCGCCCGAATCGAGGTCGCTCCCGGATGTGAGCGTCGCACCGTCCCTGAGTTGTCCGCCGTTCAGATTCTTCACGTACTGCCCGACCGCCGTTCGTACCGCACCGTTCTCAGCGACTCCTTTTTCTCTGCTGTAAGAGGCGAAGTGACTGGTGACGGTGATTTCGAAGTCCCCGTTCAGCCCAGTTCGAGAGACGCTCGCGGAATCACGGGCTGTTTCACCCAGTAGCAGCCCTTCTTGATCGGAGGGCGGCAACTCGAGTGGGGTCGATTCGAATTGCTGTTTCGTCACGTCTGAGCAGCCGGCAAGCGACATCGCTCCGAGGACCGAAAGGCCGGAGAGGACGTCACGTCTACGGAATTCGATCGGGTTGAACACGTCAAACCAGCGTTCGGGGGTCGACTTGACTGTTGACGCTACGTACATAGTGTCTCAGAAATTTATGCGGTGACTAACGAAACGGACTGAGCTGTGCTCGGACTGGCGACTCTACACACGTAGCGTGGACACCGAGCGGTGGCCCCCTCACACGAGGACGTGTGATACGCTGGATGTTATGTCCGACCATATCGCAATCGACACTCCGATTTTCGACCGATTGGTCCGTTGGAAATACTGCCACCGGACGAGTCGGGCGAGCAAAACAGCTCAAAGGATACCGCACGACTAGAGGCGCGCTCGATACTCTCCTCACCGTCGGTGTACCCGACCGGCAACAGGATACGACTAATGCGTGATTGAGGAAACAAAACCACCTGAACCTTTTGCTGCTATGGACTCGCCGGGACTGAGCGAAGCCGAAGGCTTCGCGAGGGTCGGCGAGGCCACGACTGACCGAACGAAGTGAGGGAAGAAGTGGACTCGCCGGGATTTGAACCCGGGGCCTCTCCCATGCCAAGGGAGTGATCTACCGCTGATCTACGAGCCCTCGATTGCAAGCGTTAGTATCCCGAGACGATTCATAAACCCATCGAAGCGGCGGGGCCCGTGCGTATTCCTCGCACTCGAATACAACTACGCTTGCAGTAGCCCAAATCGACCGAGTTAGCGATCAGGCTCCGTTACACTCAAACACCCACCCCCGGTATTGTGGAGTATGAGCACGGAGCACGAGCAGCGAACCGTTCGATGTCTGGTGGCGAAAGTCGGCCTCGACGGCCACGACCGGGGGGCCCACGTCATCGCGCGGGCGTTCCGCGATGCGGGATTCGAGGTCATCTACTCGGGGCTACACAAATCGCCGGACGACATCGTACAGGCGGCCGTCCAGGAGGACGTCGACGTCCTCGGCATCTCGATCCTCTCGGGGGCGCACGACACGCTCGTCCCGCGGGTTCTCGACGGACTTCACGAGTACGACGCCCTCGACGACACGCTCGTCCTCGTCGGCGGGATCATCCCCGACGACGACCGCGAGGAACTCTACGAGGCCGGCGTGAGCGAAATCTTCGGCCCCGGCGCTTCGATGGAGGAGACGATCGAGTTCGTCCGCGAGAACGCACCCAAGCGATAGATGTCCGAGGACACGCTCATCGACGAACTGTTGGGCGGTAAACACCGAGCGCTCGCCCGCGTGATCACGAAGATCGAGAACCGCTCGCCCGGCTATCGTGAGCTCGTTTCACAGTTACACGAGCACACGGGCAACGCCGAAGTCATCGGCATCACGGGCTCGCCGGGAGCCGGCAAATCGACGCTCGTCGACAAGATGGCGGCCGCCTACCGCGAGCGCGGCGAGACGGTCGGCGTCATCGCAATCGATCCCTCCTCACCCTTCACCGGCGGGGCCGTCCTGGGCGATCGGATCCGGATGGCGTCGAACGTCGGCGACATGGACGTCTTCTTCCGATCGATGTCCGCGCGGGGCTCGCTCGGCGGGCTTTCGACCGCGACAACGGACGCGGTGAAGGCGCTCGACGCGTTCGGCAAGGACAAGGTCATCGTCGAAACCGTCGGCGCCGGCCAAAACGAGATCGAAATCGTCAAGACCGCGGACACCGTCGCGGTGTTGGTGCCGCCGGGATCGGGTGACGACATCCAGATGCTCAAAGCGGGGATCCTCGAGATCGCCGACATCTTCGTCGTCAACAAAGCCGACATGGACGGCGCGGACCGGACGGTGATGGAACTGCGCGAGATGGTCGGGATGCGCGACGCGTCGCCGATGGCCGGCCACCACGGTGCGGACGTCTTCGACCACGGACCCGAGGAGGGCGAGGAGGACGACGAGGGATGGAAGCCGGCGATCGTCGAAACGATCGCGAAAACCGGGGAGGGGATCGAGGGGTTCCTCGACACCGTCGATGAGCACGTCGCGTGGCTCGTCGAGAGCGGCGAGTTGGAAGCGCAGACCAGACAGCGCTACGAGGCCGAGATCAAGACGCTCCTCAGGGAGGACACGGCGTCGCTTCTCGAGGATGAGCTGTCGACCCGCGGCGGCCTCGACGCGTACGTCGACCGGGTGGTGGCGCGAGAGACGGACCCCTACGCCATCGCCGACGAGCTCATGGGTCCGTTGGAGGACTGTGTAGCGGAAGAACGCGAGCGTCGGGACTAGCTCAGGAGAGTTCGATCGAAACCGGCGTGGTCGACGGCGGTTCGCGATCGAGTAGTTCCGCGATCGCGACGAGTTCCTCGCGGATATCGTCGCCGTCATCGAGCATCGCTACGGCGGACCGGAGGCGGGTCCGCGCCGTGGCGACGGTTTCGCTCTGGTCGCGAGCCCATTCGCTCGTCAGTTCGTGACCGAGCCAGTCGCCGAGCAGTTCGACGAACGCGCGTTCCCAGCCCGTGAACTCGGTCCGATCGCCGCGGTCACAGAAACAGAGCGTTCCGTATCGACGCCCGCCGACGTACACCGGAGCCCCAATGTACGAGGAGAATCCGCCGGCATCGCTGGTGTCGACACCCCCGGTGACGGCGACGATGCCGTTCCCCTCGACGGTCAGATCGCCGATATTGTCGGAGAGCGGCACCCCATGGGCGGTATCGAACGGCAAGTCTCTCTCGACGGTTTCGACGAGTATCTCGACGGGGTCCTCCGAATCGGTGTCCTCCGAAACCAGCGCGCCGTACTCGACCTCGAGCGTCTCACAACCGAGCTCACAGAGCGATTCGATCGGCGTCGAGACGCTGTCGATGACCGTCCGAGTCAGCTGTCTGAGCGCAAATTCGCGCCGCTGTACCGCCTCTTCGGCGCGGTACCTCGCGGCGAGGTTCTCAATCCGGTTCGCGAGGACGTGCCACTGATCGGATCCCCGCCGCTTTCGGAAGTAGTCGGTCACGCCCTCCGAAACCGCGTCGCTCGCGATCTCTTCGCTCCCCCGGGCGGTGAACAGGATGAACGGGACGTCTGGGTCCATCTCTCGGACGTATCGGAGCAGTTCCAGGCCGGTCATCTGTGGCATGTGATGGTCGCTCACGATGCAGTCGATCCGTCCGGTCTCGACTGCGTCGAGTGCGTCGTTCGGGTCGGTCTCGACCCGGATGACGAACTCCTCGCGAAGCTCGCCGAGTTGGTCCGCCATGAGATCGGCGAGGGAGGGGTCGTCGTCGACGAGTAGCACGCGCGTGGGACCGGCCATATTCGAACCCCGATTTGTGAAAAGATAATCCTTCCGCCCGAATCGGCGTCCTGAACGACTGGTTCTACGACTAGACGTATCGCTCCTCGTTCCAGGGATTCGCCGTCGTCGAGTAACCGCGTTTCTCCCAGTAGCCGCGCTCGGCGTCGATCAGGAACTCGACACCGGAGAGCCACTTGGCACCCTTGTACGCGTACTTGTGCGGCGTGACGACGCGAAGCGGTCCGCCGTGGTCCCCTGGGAGCGATTCGCCGTCGAGTTCCCACGCCACGAGGACTTCCTCTCGGAGGCAATCGGACAGCGGCAGATCCGTCGCGTAGCCGTCGTGTGCGTGAAACAGCACGTGGACGGCGTCGTCGTGAACGCCAGCGCGCTCGGCGAGAGTGGGAAACGGGACGCCGTCGAAGACACAATCGAAGCGCGACCACCCGGTTACGCAGTGAAAGTCCTGGCGCTGGCGCTCGCTTTCGAGCTGTTTGAGCTCGTCGAGCGACAGGGAGAGTTCGTCGTCGACTGCACCCCACACGTCGAGCGTCGAATCGGCCGGAACGGACGGTGTCTCTCCCTTCGAGAGAACCGGAAAATGCGATGTTTCTCGCTGTCCGGGCGGTAGTCGCTCGTCGCCGAACTCCTCGTACAGCCCCGTGACATCTCTCATACGCCGGTCTACGTCGGCCAGCAGGTAGACCTGTCGTTCCGTCAGCGGGTTCGTCCGATCGGACAAAACAGGTGGTAAATGCGAAAATATCCTTCCGGTGTACCGCAACGAATTTATTCGGTGCAAAAACCCCTCGACAGGGTTAAATACCCCATCCCCGAAATCCGGATGTTCCGATGCCGAAGGTCAAACTCATCGTTCCGGAGCATCTCGAGATGCAGATCGCACAACTCGTCGAAGACGGCGAGTTCGTCAATCGCGAGGAAGCGATCGAGGAACTGCTATCGACGGGACTCCGAGCGTACAAGACGAGCGGCCCGATCGACGACGACGAACCGGGGTTCGAGGAGGACGGGATGATGGGACACGACGACGAGTACGTCTTCTAGAGTGCGTTACGGCCACTCCGCTCGACAGCCGCCGCGCTACGAAATTTTTGACCAGCTGAAGAGAGCTGAAAACGCCACAAACCGCGCGCCCAAGCAGAGGTGTCCGCCCGTGGCGATCGGGCGCTAGCGTCGATAGCACACGCCTAGCGGCGCGTGCGCCTCAGTCTCGCACAAGGGTTAAACAGTCGGTTGTAATACACACAAACATGCACAAAGACGAGCTTCTGGAGCTACACGCGAAGATGGTATCGATCATGGAGCACTTCCGCGGCATGGACGAGATCGACGGATCGGTCTTCGACGTCTACGACGAACTCGACGTGACGCCGGACGACGTCCACAAATCGAAGAGCGAGCACAAACACGCGGTGTTCGTCCTCGGAAACGCCCTCGCAGAGGTGATGGCCGACGACGAGTTCTCCGACGCCGGTCGGATCGGAAAGCGGATGGAGGAACTCGCCGAGGACACCGAATCCAAGCTGTAGCTCAGCCCCCGCGACCGGCGAACACGCAACCTAAGACGGTGGAGATACAACTGGAAATAATGGAACCGTTGGGTAGCGAGGAGACGGCTCCACTCGACAGGGAGCTCACGAGTCGGACGATCCGTCTAACGGCTGCGCCAGATCAACGCGTCGCGCTGGCGACCGCGGAGACACCGCGGACGTTCTGGGCGGCTCCCGGCGAGGCGACCGTCGTCGGGAGCGGATCGGCGACGACGATCCGCGCCGACGGCCGCGATCGGTTCCAGGCGGTGCAGGACGCCGCCCGGGAACTGTTTTCCGCCGGCGACGTCCACGCCGGAGCGCTCGCGGCCCGTCCTCGACTGTTCGGTGGCTTTTCGTTTCACGACGAGCACGCGAGCGCGGGGCCCTGGGGAGGGTACCCGAGAGCGAAGTTCGACCTCCCCCGAACGCAGCTCACGTACACCGACGACGGGACGTGGCTGACCGTGAACGCGGTCGACACGGATGCCGAACGCGTCGAGCGTCGTCTCGACGCCGAGGTAGAGCGCCTGCGTTCGATCTCCTCCCCGGACGCTGGCGGGGGGCCGCCGGGGATCGTCGACCGGACTCGAACCACTTCGGAGGCCAACTGGCGCAGGAGCGTCACCGCTGCGACCGACCGGATCGCCGCCGGTGAACTGCGGAAAGTCGTTCTAGCGCAGGCGCTTCGGGTCACCTTGGCCCGACCGCTCTTGCTTTCGGACACGCTCTCTCGACTCGGAGAGCGATATCCGGACTGTTATCGGTTTTTGATCGAACCGGACGACGGAGCCGGTGGATTCTTCGGAGCGACCCCGGAGCGGCTGGTCGGTCGTCACGGCCGAACCGTCGAGACGGGCGCGCTGGCGGGGACGACCGGACGGGGCGAAACGCCCGAGGAGGACGAGTGGCTGGCGGCCGAACTGCTGGCGGACGAGAAGAACGTCCACGAACACGAACTCGTCGCCGACGCAGTTCGGACCCAACTCGAACCGTACGCAGCCTCGATACGCGCCGGCGAGCGAGCGATCCGGCGGCTGGCGACCGTCCAACACATCGAGACGCCGATTACCGCCGAACTCGCCGACGACGTACACGTCCTGGAGCTCGTCGAAGCGCTGCATCCAACGCCGGCCGTCGGCGGGCTCCCCCCGAAGGAGGCGC
This genomic window from Natronomonas salsuginis contains:
- a CDS encoding UPF0058 family protein, which codes for MHKDELLELHAKMVSIMEHFRGMDEIDGSVFDVYDELDVTPDDVHKSKSEHKHAVFVLGNALAEVMADDEFSDAGRIGKRMEELAEDTESKL
- a CDS encoding DUF7120 family protein yields the protein MPKVKLIVPEHLEMQIAQLVEDGEFVNREEAIEELLSTGLRAYKTSGPIDDDEPGFEEDGMMGHDDEYVF
- a CDS encoding molybdopterin-dependent oxidoreductase, whose protein sequence is MRDVTGLYEEFGDERLPPGQRETSHFPVLSKGETPSVPADSTLDVWGAVDDELSLSLDELKQLESERQRQDFHCVTGWSRFDCVFDGVPFPTLAERAGVHDDAVHVLFHAHDGYATDLPLSDCLREEVLVAWELDGESLPGDHGGPLRVVTPHKYAYKGAKWLSGVEFLIDAERGYWEKRGYSTTANPWNEERYV
- a CDS encoding response regulator; its protein translation is MAGPTRVLLVDDDPSLADLMADQLGELREEFVIRVETDPNDALDAVETGRIDCIVSDHHMPQMTGLELLRYVREMDPDVPFILFTARGSEEIASDAVSEGVTDYFRKRRGSDQWHVLANRIENLAARYRAEEAVQRREFALRQLTRTVIDSVSTPIESLCELGCETLEVEYGALVSEDTDSEDPVEILVETVERDLPFDTAHGVPLSDNIGDLTVEGNGIVAVTGGVDTSDAGGFSSYIGAPVYVGGRRYGTLCFCDRGDRTEFTGWERAFVELLGDWLGHELTSEWARDQSETVATARTRLRSAVAMLDDGDDIREELVAIAELLDREPPSTTPVSIELS
- the meaB gene encoding methylmalonyl Co-A mutase-associated GTPase MeaB, with protein sequence MSEDTLIDELLGGKHRALARVITKIENRSPGYRELVSQLHEHTGNAEVIGITGSPGAGKSTLVDKMAAAYRERGETVGVIAIDPSSPFTGGAVLGDRIRMASNVGDMDVFFRSMSARGSLGGLSTATTDAVKALDAFGKDKVIVETVGAGQNEIEIVKTADTVAVLVPPGSGDDIQMLKAGILEIADIFVVNKADMDGADRTVMELREMVGMRDASPMAGHHGADVFDHGPEEGEEDDEGWKPAIVETIAKTGEGIEGFLDTVDEHVAWLVESGELEAQTRQRYEAEIKTLLREDTASLLEDELSTRGGLDAYVDRVVARETDPYAIADELMGPLEDCVAEERERRD
- a CDS encoding DUF6517 family protein, producing the protein MFNPIEFRRRDVLSGLSVLGAMSLAGCSDVTKQQFESTPLELPPSDQEGLLLGETARDSASVSRTGLNGDFEITVTSHFASYSREKGVAENGAVRTAVGQYVKNLNGGQLRDGATLTSGSDLDSGDQTVSVFGSDVEIDPAAIALLAPAGLRSEASGSPISVFSGGALERETVRLEELGGVTAFEVPGRNFYPGSMWLTDEELYPGSMWYPGSMWYPGSQWYPGSMWIAETGWYPGRTWVPRSQTEGSVTASGSSDEQERVAAPTLVFLRESQSFADVFGVDLAAVGGRPVEPGETFDVQTLTVASVGDALFSWEFPDGYGVLFRNGRPAALGGAVFDLGVLSTPSASIGGAEANPIVSMDSKTLLTDDTARTLLGNAGVSDVDDVRWIDGPKRLSREGYLALDAEIADNAPESLRPTEPSIIDEPTAIETYAGVISGRNGPWAVGVHIVRATPDDHVMAVGTQRAPLESVGGNTDGEEVEPPIPFPIISWKNWYLDARAMMQVVVPRITARRD
- a CDS encoding isochorismate synthase, which gives rise to MEPLGSEETAPLDRELTSRTIRLTAAPDQRVALATAETPRTFWAAPGEATVVGSGSATTIRADGRDRFQAVQDAARELFSAGDVHAGALAARPRLFGGFSFHDEHASAGPWGGYPRAKFDLPRTQLTYTDDGTWLTVNAVDTDAERVERRLDAEVERLRSISSPDAGGGPPGIVDRTRTTSEANWRRSVTAATDRIAAGELRKVVLAQALRVTLARPLLLSDTLSRLGERYPDCYRFLIEPDDGAGGFFGATPERLVGRHGRTVETGALAGTTGRGETPEEDEWLAAELLADEKNVHEHELVADAVRTQLEPYAASIRAGERAIRRLATVQHIETPITAELADDVHVLELVEALHPTPAVGGLPPKEALRTIRDTEPFERGWYAAPVGWFDAAGYGSFAVAIRSAVARDDTATLFAGVGIVADSDPDREWDEVQLKYRPILDALE
- a CDS encoding cobalamin B12-binding domain-containing protein, coding for MSTEHEQRTVRCLVAKVGLDGHDRGAHVIARAFRDAGFEVIYSGLHKSPDDIVQAAVQEDVDVLGISILSGAHDTLVPRVLDGLHEYDALDDTLVLVGGIIPDDDREELYEAGVSEIFGPGASMEETIEFVRENAPKR